One window of Streptomyces sp. NBC_00273 genomic DNA carries:
- a CDS encoding DUF4328 domain-containing protein: MSAVPVGPPPPSPYVAPLVKAVRPRPPVGLAIALTALFALVIGFDVFAAYVDWNSRSILERLLADSAAVSDAELDQADRLAARAGMFQGQVAIVTGIVFIIWFHRVRTNAEAFAPGADKLPRGWAIGAWFIPLANLVLPYRIAVTTWMSSTPFGADGQRPWFRLTLVNLWWGTFVLSKVLGWYGGRSYASAETTEAVRNAATTMLAGDVLDIVAAVLALLFVRRLTAMQHARAARGPVVAAV, translated from the coding sequence ATGTCCGCAGTTCCGGTCGGCCCGCCGCCGCCTTCCCCGTACGTCGCACCCCTTGTGAAGGCCGTACGGCCGCGCCCGCCCGTGGGCCTGGCCATCGCACTGACCGCGCTGTTCGCCCTGGTCATCGGGTTCGACGTCTTCGCCGCGTACGTCGACTGGAACTCCCGCTCGATCTTGGAAAGGCTGTTGGCGGATTCCGCCGCGGTCAGCGATGCCGAGCTGGACCAGGCCGACCGTCTGGCGGCCAGAGCCGGCATGTTCCAGGGCCAAGTCGCCATCGTGACCGGCATCGTCTTCATCATCTGGTTCCACCGGGTCCGCACGAACGCCGAGGCCTTCGCCCCGGGCGCGGACAAGCTCCCGCGGGGCTGGGCCATCGGCGCCTGGTTCATACCGCTCGCCAACCTCGTGCTGCCGTACCGGATCGCCGTCACCACCTGGATGTCGAGCACGCCCTTCGGCGCTGACGGACAGCGCCCGTGGTTCCGGTTGACACTGGTCAACCTCTGGTGGGGCACCTTCGTGCTCTCCAAGGTCCTGGGATGGTACGGAGGCCGCTCCTACGCCAGCGCCGAGACCACCGAGGCCGTGCGCAACGCCGCCACGACGATGCTGGCCGGTGACGTCCTCGACATCGTGGCCGCCGTCCTCGCCCTGCTCTTCGTCCGCAGGCTGACGGCCATGCAGCACGCGAGGGCCGCGCGGGGCCCGGTCGTCGCAGCGGTGTAG
- a CDS encoding aldo/keto reductase — MTNASTRPSGDRVLYGCMGLGGSWDPDPYGPADIDAAEAAVAAALDSGITTFDHADIYRHGKAEAVFGEVLARTPGLRERITLQTKCGIRLGDKDRPGTYDLRGESIARRVEESLIRLRTDVIDVLLLHRPDPLADVDSIASALTSLHRQGLVRGFGVSNMGAAQIAHLQARLDVPLVANQLEMSLHSRAWVEAGVLLNTPESAQNGFPFGTLEHCRDHGIRLQAWGALAQGRFTGREETPAERATAQLLAELARQKDTTPESVLLWWLMRHPAAIAPVIGSARPERIRACRDAALREPELTHEEWYELWITARGVPLP; from the coding sequence GTGACGAACGCGAGTACGAGACCGAGCGGTGACCGGGTGCTGTACGGGTGCATGGGCCTGGGCGGGAGCTGGGACCCCGACCCGTACGGGCCCGCGGACATCGACGCCGCCGAGGCGGCCGTAGCCGCCGCCCTCGACAGCGGGATCACCACCTTCGACCACGCCGACATCTACCGGCACGGGAAGGCCGAGGCCGTCTTCGGCGAGGTGCTCGCGCGCACGCCCGGGCTGCGCGAGCGCATCACGCTCCAGACCAAGTGCGGGATCCGGCTGGGCGACAAGGACCGCCCGGGGACGTACGACCTGCGCGGGGAGAGCATCGCGCGGCGCGTCGAGGAGAGCCTGATCCGGCTGCGGACCGATGTGATCGACGTCCTCCTGCTGCACCGCCCCGATCCGCTGGCGGACGTGGACTCGATCGCCTCCGCGCTGACCTCCCTGCACCGCCAGGGCCTCGTACGGGGCTTCGGCGTGTCCAACATGGGCGCCGCGCAGATCGCCCACCTCCAGGCCCGGCTCGACGTGCCGTTGGTGGCGAACCAGCTGGAGATGAGCCTGCACAGCCGTGCCTGGGTCGAGGCCGGAGTCCTGCTCAACACACCGGAATCCGCGCAGAACGGGTTCCCGTTCGGCACGCTGGAGCACTGCCGCGACCACGGCATCCGCCTCCAGGCCTGGGGCGCTCTGGCGCAGGGCCGCTTCACCGGACGCGAGGAGACGCCCGCCGAGCGGGCCACCGCGCAACTGCTGGCCGAGCTGGCCCGGCAGAAGGACACCACGCCGGAGTCGGTCCTGCTGTGGTGGCTGATGCGGCACCCCGCCGCCATCGCGCCGGTCATCGGCAGTGCGCGCCCCGAGCGGATCCGTGCCTGCCGCGACGCGGCGCTACGGGAGCCCGAGCTCACGCACGAGGAGTGGTACGAGCTCTGGATCACGGCCCGGGGCGTGCCGCTGCCCTGA
- a CDS encoding alpha/beta hydrolase, whose product MTTYPHKALLLALATATVAASLTATAAPAVARPAPAAPQLDWHRCTHPDAPAAQECAELPVPLDYDDPDGRQLTVAVSRIRSDRPEARRGTLVVIPGGPGGSGVQRLTQKADALRRELAGAYDLVAFDPRGVGASTTASCDLAPEDRYLTSLRSWPGPNGEITENIARSRRIAEACARSGGPELRSFTTANQVRDMDRFREALGERKLSAWGTSYGTYVGAVYAQKYPRHTDRWVLDSSGDPDPKRVARGWLANMSQGAADRFPDFAAWATHPDRDRDGLRLAAAAQEVEPLVVSLAARLDREPRTTTTPGVPLTGNGLRQALQNALYADAAFAPFARLVQAAQDPAGTPVLPKELAAPIRNEDAALMVSVICNDVAWPDASVGAYRRAVDADRARYPLTAGMPVNVLPCSFWQTPVQKPTRITDDGPSNILMLQSRRDPATPLSGGLKMREALGDRARLVTVEQGGHGLYLGNGNACGDRAVTEFLTSGRRPARDTDCAN is encoded by the coding sequence ATGACGACTTACCCGCACAAGGCCCTGCTCCTCGCCCTCGCCACGGCCACCGTGGCGGCCTCTCTGACCGCCACCGCCGCCCCGGCCGTGGCCCGGCCCGCCCCCGCCGCCCCGCAGCTCGACTGGCACCGCTGTACCCATCCGGACGCGCCCGCCGCCCAGGAGTGCGCCGAGCTGCCCGTCCCGCTCGACTACGACGATCCCGACGGCCGGCAGCTCACCGTCGCCGTCTCCCGGATCCGCAGCGACCGCCCCGAGGCGCGGCGCGGCACGCTCGTCGTGATACCCGGCGGACCGGGCGGATCCGGAGTGCAGCGCCTGACGCAGAAGGCCGACGCGCTGCGGCGGGAGCTCGCCGGGGCCTACGACCTCGTCGCCTTCGATCCGCGCGGAGTGGGCGCCAGTACCACCGCGAGCTGCGACCTCGCCCCCGAAGACCGGTACTTGACCAGCCTGCGCTCCTGGCCGGGCCCGAACGGCGAGATCACCGAGAACATCGCCCGGTCCCGGCGCATCGCCGAGGCCTGCGCCCGCAGCGGTGGCCCCGAGCTGCGCAGTTTCACCACGGCCAACCAGGTCCGCGACATGGACCGCTTCCGCGAGGCGCTCGGCGAGCGGAAGCTCTCCGCCTGGGGCACCTCGTACGGGACCTACGTGGGAGCCGTGTACGCGCAGAAGTATCCCCGGCACACCGACCGTTGGGTCCTCGACAGCAGCGGCGACCCCGACCCGAAGCGGGTCGCCCGCGGCTGGCTGGCGAACATGTCGCAGGGCGCGGCGGACCGCTTCCCCGACTTCGCGGCCTGGGCGACCCACCCCGACCGGGACCGGGACGGCCTGCGACTGGCCGCGGCGGCGCAGGAGGTGGAGCCGCTCGTCGTCTCGCTCGCGGCCCGGCTGGACCGCGAACCGAGGACGACGACGACCCCCGGAGTGCCGCTGACCGGCAACGGCCTGCGCCAGGCCCTGCAGAACGCGCTCTACGCCGACGCCGCCTTCGCCCCCTTCGCCCGGCTCGTGCAGGCGGCGCAGGACCCGGCGGGGACCCCGGTGCTCCCCAAGGAGCTCGCCGCGCCCATCCGGAACGAGGACGCCGCGCTCATGGTCAGCGTCATCTGCAACGACGTGGCGTGGCCGGACGCGTCCGTGGGCGCGTACCGGCGGGCGGTCGACGCGGACCGCGCCCGGTACCCGCTGACGGCCGGCATGCCGGTGAACGTACTGCCCTGTTCCTTCTGGCAGACCCCCGTGCAGAAGCCGACCCGGATCACCGACGACGGCCCGTCCAACATCCTCATGCTCCAGAGCCGCCGGGATCCTGCCACCCCGCTCTCCGGGGGCCTGAAGATGCGCGAGGCGCTGGGCGACCGGGCCCGGCTGGTGACCGTCGAGCAGGGCGGCCACGGGCTGTACCTCGGCAACGGCAACGCGTGCGGCGACCGCGCCGTCACCGAGTTCCTCACGAGCGGCCGCCGTCCGGCCCGGGACACGGACTGCGCGAACTGA
- a CDS encoding DUF2252 domain-containing protein: MTSPAERLRRGRAVRKITGRAAHGRWTASPDRPDPVGVLQRQATDRVPELLPIRYGRMAASPLAFLRGAASVMAADLATAPQTGLTVQLCGDAHLLNFGMFASPERALLFDLNDFDETFPGPFEWDVKRLAASVAVAARDNGHGDDRAARAALGAARAYRETIRELAGHRELDVWYHRTDTADLLPLIRKRELRDRVEANLARARRRTSLRALGKLTEVQGGRRRIIHDPPLLEPLARADSREVDEIFDKYRSTLPEERRLLLDRFRFADVARKVVGVGSVGTRCFIVLLLGRDADDPLFLQIKEAVPSVLQGHLPDDGHEHQGHRVVAGQRRMQAAGDIFLGWTTGPAGRHFYGRQLRDMKGSADLTGMPPGLLARYAELCARALARAHARTGDRIAIAGYLGGADTFDRAVAGFALRYADRTRADHALLTAAVADGRITATRGV; encoded by the coding sequence ATGACCAGTCCAGCTGAGCGGCTCCGGCGCGGACGGGCCGTCCGCAAGATCACCGGCCGTGCCGCGCACGGGCGGTGGACCGCCTCGCCGGACCGGCCCGATCCCGTCGGGGTACTGCAGCGGCAGGCCACCGACCGGGTGCCCGAACTGTTGCCGATCCGCTACGGCCGGATGGCGGCCTCGCCCCTCGCCTTCCTGCGGGGCGCGGCCTCCGTCATGGCCGCCGACCTGGCCACCGCACCGCAGACCGGCCTGACCGTCCAGCTGTGCGGGGACGCACACCTGCTGAACTTCGGCATGTTCGCCTCGCCGGAACGCGCCCTGCTCTTCGATCTCAACGACTTCGACGAGACCTTCCCCGGCCCCTTCGAATGGGACGTCAAACGGCTCGCCGCGAGCGTCGCGGTGGCCGCCCGCGACAACGGGCACGGCGACGACCGCGCCGCGCGAGCGGCCCTCGGCGCTGCCCGGGCCTACCGGGAGACGATCCGGGAGCTCGCCGGACACCGCGAGCTGGACGTCTGGTACCACCGGACCGACACCGCCGACCTGCTGCCCCTCATCCGCAAGCGCGAACTGCGCGACCGGGTGGAGGCCAACCTGGCGCGCGCCCGCCGCCGCACCAGCCTGCGCGCGCTCGGCAAACTCACCGAGGTCCAGGGCGGACGCCGGCGGATCATCCACGACCCGCCGCTGCTGGAGCCCCTCGCCCGGGCGGACTCACGGGAGGTCGACGAGATCTTCGACAAGTACCGCAGCACCCTCCCCGAGGAACGCCGCCTCCTGCTGGACCGCTTCCGGTTCGCCGACGTGGCGCGCAAGGTGGTCGGCGTCGGCAGCGTGGGGACCCGCTGCTTCATCGTGCTGCTCCTCGGACGCGACGCCGACGACCCGCTCTTCCTACAGATCAAGGAAGCCGTGCCGTCCGTCCTGCAGGGCCACCTCCCGGACGACGGGCACGAGCACCAAGGGCACCGGGTGGTCGCGGGCCAGCGCCGCATGCAGGCCGCGGGCGACATCTTCCTCGGCTGGACGACCGGACCCGCCGGGCGCCACTTCTACGGCCGGCAGCTGCGCGACATGAAGGGGTCGGCCGATCTCACCGGCATGCCCCCGGGCCTGCTCGCCCGGTACGCCGAGCTGTGCGCCAGGGCCCTGGCCCGCGCCCACGCCCGCACCGGCGACCGCATCGCCATCGCGGGCTACCTCGGGGGCGCCGACACCTTCGACCGCGCCGTGGCCGGCTTCGCGCTCCGCTACGCGGACCGCACCCGCGCCGATCACGCGCTGCTGACCGCCGCCGTCGCCGACGGGAGGATCACCGCGACCCGCGGTGTCTGA
- a CDS encoding MFS transporter — protein MSTSRWTALLPDFAPFRSGRDFRLLFYQGTVTYFGSFMAMIALPLQIKHLTDSPMAVGAMGAVELVPLVVFGLYGGALADAVDRRRMILLTEAGLGVLALVLLVNALLPDPLLWPLYVVAAGVSALSGLQRPALDSLMARIVPHEQLTAAAALNGLRYQFGAIAGPALAGVVVAFAGHAAAYAVTVLGFLASVLLCLRLSPAPPVKGAERPSLRGIAEGARYAWSRPVLLGTYAVDLAAMFFAFPNAIYPFLADELDAVWALGLMYAAGAVGSLVLGMTSGWMSRVRRHGLLVVFGAAVWGLAIAGAGASSGIWLVLLCLAVAGAGDMASGLGRATIWNQTIPEELRGRLAGIEVLSYSVGPQLGQVRAGTMAGWTGTRSAFWGGGLACVASVAVLAALLPKLISYDADTDEDALRRRAAREAERSGAPA, from the coding sequence GTGAGCACTTCCCGATGGACCGCCCTGCTGCCCGATTTCGCCCCGTTCCGTTCCGGTCGGGACTTCAGGCTGCTGTTCTACCAGGGCACGGTGACGTACTTCGGTTCGTTCATGGCGATGATCGCGCTGCCGCTGCAGATCAAGCACCTGACGGACTCGCCCATGGCGGTCGGTGCGATGGGTGCGGTGGAGCTCGTTCCGCTGGTGGTCTTCGGGCTGTACGGGGGCGCCCTCGCCGACGCGGTCGACCGGCGGCGGATGATCCTGCTGACCGAGGCCGGGCTCGGGGTGCTCGCCCTGGTGCTCCTGGTCAACGCGCTGCTGCCGGATCCGCTGCTGTGGCCGCTGTACGTGGTCGCGGCGGGGGTCTCCGCGCTGAGCGGGCTCCAGCGGCCGGCCCTGGACTCGCTGATGGCGCGGATCGTGCCGCACGAGCAGCTGACGGCCGCCGCGGCGCTCAACGGGCTGCGTTACCAGTTCGGGGCGATCGCCGGTCCGGCGCTGGCCGGTGTGGTCGTCGCCTTCGCCGGTCACGCCGCGGCGTACGCCGTCACCGTGCTCGGTTTCCTCGCCTCGGTGCTGCTGTGCCTGCGGCTCAGTCCGGCGCCGCCGGTGAAGGGGGCCGAACGCCCGTCGTTGCGCGGGATCGCCGAGGGCGCGCGCTACGCGTGGAGCCGGCCCGTCCTGCTGGGGACGTACGCGGTCGACCTGGCGGCGATGTTCTTCGCCTTCCCGAACGCCATCTACCCCTTCCTCGCGGACGAGCTCGACGCGGTCTGGGCGCTGGGGCTGATGTACGCGGCCGGGGCGGTGGGCTCACTGGTGCTCGGCATGACCAGCGGCTGGATGTCCCGGGTACGCCGGCACGGGCTGCTGGTGGTGTTCGGTGCGGCGGTGTGGGGCCTGGCGATCGCAGGGGCCGGCGCGTCCTCCGGCATCTGGCTCGTGCTGCTGTGCCTGGCGGTGGCGGGTGCGGGCGACATGGCGAGCGGGCTGGGCCGGGCGACGATCTGGAACCAGACGATCCCGGAAGAGCTGCGGGGCCGGCTCGCGGGCATCGAGGTGCTCTCGTACAGCGTGGGACCGCAGCTCGGGCAGGTCCGGGCGGGCACGATGGCCGGCTGGACCGGTACCCGATCGGCCTTCTGGGGCGGCGGGCTGGCCTGTGTGGCGTCGGTGGCGGTGCTGGCCGCCCTGCTGCCGAAGCTGATCTCCTACGACGCCGACACCGATGAGGACGCGCTGCGCCGCCGGGCGGCCCGGGAGGCGGAGCGGTCCGGCGCGCCCGCCTGA